A window of Mycolicibacterium fluoranthenivorans contains these coding sequences:
- the lspA gene encoding signal peptidase II, which translates to MTDEKAAAPVAPDGGSGADDPAGPRPRRRLRLLFVVAGVVLALDIVSKVLAVHLLTPGQPVSIIGDTVTWTLVRNSGAAFSMATGYTWVLTLVATGVVIGIVWMGRRLVSPWWALGLGMILGGALGNLMDRFFRSPGPLRGHVVDFLSIGWWPVFNVADPAVVGGAILLVVLSLFGFDFDTDGRRQPDGASDPDGRRRTEEPAKESAPVAGDDADSPE; encoded by the coding sequence GTGACTGACGAAAAAGCGGCTGCACCGGTGGCCCCAGACGGCGGGTCCGGCGCCGACGACCCCGCCGGACCGCGCCCTCGGCGGCGCCTGCGTCTGCTGTTCGTGGTCGCCGGCGTGGTGCTGGCACTCGACATCGTCAGCAAGGTGCTCGCCGTGCACCTGCTGACGCCGGGACAGCCGGTGTCCATCATCGGGGACACCGTGACGTGGACCCTGGTGCGCAACTCCGGTGCGGCGTTCTCCATGGCCACCGGCTACACCTGGGTGCTGACCCTCGTCGCGACGGGTGTGGTGATCGGCATCGTCTGGATGGGCCGCCGGCTGGTCTCGCCGTGGTGGGCTCTGGGCCTGGGAATGATTCTCGGCGGGGCGCTGGGCAATCTGATGGACCGGTTCTTCCGCTCGCCCGGTCCGCTGCGCGGACACGTCGTGGATTTCCTGTCCATCGGGTGGTGGCCGGTGTTCAATGTCGCCGATCCCGCGGTGGTGGGCGGGGCGATCCTGCTCGTGGTGCTGTCGTTGTTCGGCTTCGACTTCGATACCGACGGCCGGCGCCAGCCGGACGGCGCATCCGATCCCGACGGCCGGCGCCGGACGGAGGAACCGGCGAAGGAGTCGGCGCCCGTTGCGGGCGACGACGCGGACTCGCCGGAGTGA
- a CDS encoding RluA family pseudouridine synthase has translation MTTRSMPVPEGLAGMRVDAGLARLLGLSRTAAAAIAEEGGVELDGLAAGKSDKLTAGAWLEVRIPDAPAPIENTPVDIEGMTILYSDADIVAVDKPAGVAAHASVGWTGPTVLGGLAAAGYRITTSGVHERQGIVHRLDAGTSGVMVVAISERAYTLLKRAFKERTVDKRYHALVQGHPDPSSGTIDAPIGRHRGHDWKFAVTEQGRHSVTHYDTVEAHVAASLLDVHLETGRTHQIRVHFSALHHPCCGDLTYGADPKLAKKLGLERQWLHARSLAFAHPADGRWIEITSPYPADLQHALDVLRHEH, from the coding sequence GTGACGACCAGATCGATGCCGGTGCCCGAGGGCTTGGCGGGAATGCGGGTCGACGCCGGACTGGCGCGGCTGCTCGGGCTGTCCCGCACGGCGGCCGCCGCGATCGCCGAAGAGGGCGGTGTCGAACTCGATGGCCTCGCCGCGGGGAAGTCGGACAAACTGACCGCCGGCGCCTGGTTGGAGGTGCGCATCCCGGATGCGCCCGCGCCGATCGAGAACACGCCCGTCGATATCGAGGGCATGACCATTCTGTACTCCGACGCCGACATCGTCGCCGTCGACAAGCCCGCGGGGGTGGCCGCCCACGCGTCCGTCGGCTGGACCGGTCCGACAGTGCTCGGTGGGCTGGCGGCGGCGGGTTACCGCATCACCACCTCGGGTGTGCACGAACGCCAGGGCATCGTGCACCGGCTGGACGCCGGTACCTCCGGCGTCATGGTGGTGGCCATCTCGGAACGGGCGTACACCCTGCTCAAACGTGCTTTCAAAGAACGCACCGTGGACAAGCGCTACCACGCCCTGGTCCAGGGGCATCCCGATCCGTCCAGCGGGACCATCGACGCGCCGATCGGCAGGCACCGCGGCCACGACTGGAAGTTCGCGGTCACCGAGCAGGGACGGCACAGCGTCACCCATTACGACACGGTGGAGGCTCATGTCGCGGCGAGCCTGCTGGATGTGCACCTGGAGACCGGCCGCACGCACCAGATCCGGGTGCATTTCTCGGCGCTGCACCATCCGTGCTGCGGCGACCTGACCTATGGGGCCGACCCGAAGCTGGCCAAGAAACTGGGCCTGGAGCGTCAGTGGTTACACGCGCGGTCGCTGGCCTTCGCCCATCCCGCCGACGGCAGGTGGATAGAGATCACCAGCCCTTATCCGGCTGATCTGCAGCACGCGCTGGACGTGTTGCGTCACGAGCACTGA
- the rarD gene encoding EamA family transporter RarD, with protein sequence MRSGLLFGAGAYGMWGLFPAFFPLLKPAGAAEILAHRIVWSLILLAVVIVLVGRLGELRTMSRRTWLLLTCASALIAANWAIYVYAVNNGHVVDAALGYFINPLVTVALGVLIFRERLNRAQLVALAITVVAVVVLTVEIGSLPYIGLGLALSFALYGAVKKTVDADPRISVGVEAGLAAPFAVGYLLMLQSAGTGTFLGHGATHVALLMCSGALTAIPLLLFAAAAQRLPMVTMGLLFYLTPVMQMSWGVLVGHEAMPPARWLGFALIWVALAVFSVDAVLRARSARRSLASEGNV encoded by the coding sequence ATGCGATCCGGATTGCTTTTCGGCGCGGGGGCCTACGGAATGTGGGGTCTGTTCCCCGCCTTCTTCCCGCTGCTCAAGCCCGCGGGCGCGGCCGAGATCCTCGCGCATCGCATCGTGTGGAGCCTCATCCTGCTGGCCGTGGTGATCGTGCTGGTCGGGCGGCTCGGCGAGTTGCGCACGATGTCTCGACGCACCTGGTTGTTACTGACCTGCGCGTCGGCGCTGATCGCCGCGAACTGGGCCATCTACGTGTACGCGGTGAACAACGGTCACGTCGTCGACGCAGCCCTGGGGTATTTCATCAACCCGTTGGTGACGGTGGCGCTCGGGGTGCTGATCTTCCGGGAACGGCTCAACCGCGCCCAGCTGGTGGCGCTGGCGATCACGGTGGTGGCGGTCGTGGTGCTCACCGTCGAGATCGGGTCCCTGCCCTATATCGGGTTGGGGCTGGCGCTGTCCTTCGCGTTGTACGGTGCGGTGAAGAAGACGGTCGACGCCGATCCCAGGATCAGCGTCGGTGTGGAGGCGGGGCTGGCCGCACCGTTTGCTGTGGGTTATCTGCTGATGCTTCAGTCGGCCGGTACGGGTACCTTCCTCGGGCACGGAGCGACGCACGTCGCGCTGTTGATGTGCTCCGGTGCCCTCACAGCAATCCCATTGTTGTTGTTCGCTGCTGCCGCCCAACGCCTGCCGATGGTGACGATGGGACTGCTGTTCTACCTGACGCCCGTCATGCAAATGTCGTGGGGTGTGCTGGTCGGACACGAGGCGATGCCGCCCGCGCGCTGGCTCGGATTTGCACTCATCTGGGTCGCGCTGGCGGTGTTCAGCGTCGATGCTGTACTCCGTGCGCGGTCAGCGCGTCGGTCGCTTGCTTCGGAGGGCAATGTATAA